The window GCCAAGGAGGCGGGCGGCATCACCCAGCACGTCGGCGCCTTCGAGGCGAGGACGAGCAAGGGCAAGGTCGTCTTCATCGACACGCCGGGCCACGAGGCCTTTACCACGATTCGCGCCCGTGGGGCGAACGTCGCCGACATCGCCATCATCGTGATCGCCGCGGACGACTCGCTGATGCCGCAGACGCGCGAGGCCATCGCGCACGCGCAGGCGGCCAAGGTCCCCATGATCGTGGCGATCAACAAGATCGACCTGCCGCAGGCCGACCCCGAGCGGGTCAAGACGGACCTGACGCAGCTCAACCTCGTGCCGGAGGAGTACGGCGGCGACCTGATCGTCGTGCCCGTGAGCGCGCGGACGGGCGAGGGCGTCGAGGACCTGCTGGAGTACATCTCGCTCACCGCCGAGCTGGAGGACCTGCGGGCCGACCCCAAGGGTGAATTCAGCGGCGTGATCATCGAGAGCCGGGTGGACCGCCAGGCGGGCGTGCTGGCGACCGTGATGGTGCAGGAGGGCACCCTGCGCGTGGGTGACTTCCTGGTGGTCGGGGAGAACTACGGCAAGATCAAGGCGATGACGGACTCCAACGGGGGCCGCATCAAGGAGGCGGGGCCGAGCACCCCGGTGCAGGTTCTCGGCTTCTCCGAGGCTCCGGCCAGCGGTGAAAAGGTCTTCAGCGCGAAGAACGAGCACGCGGCGCGCGAGCTGATCGCCCAGCGCGTCAGCGACCGCCGCGATGCCGAGGCCGCCCGCACCCAGCGCCGCCGCACCCTGGAGGAGATGATGGGGCCCATCGGTGAGACGCGCACCGTCAACCTGATCCTGCGCGCCGACACCCAGGGCAGCCTGGAGGCGATCCAGGGCATCCTCGCCAAGAAGGAAACCGAGGACGTGAAGCTCAACGTGCTGCTCTCGGGCATCGGCTCGCCCACCGAGGGCGACGTGCTGCTCGCCTCGACGGCGGACGCGACCATCCTGTGCTTCAGCGTGACCGCCTCGGGCGGCGTGAAGAAGGTGGCCGACACCAAGGGCATCGAGATCAAGACCTTCCGCATCATCTACGAACTCATCGACGAGGTGGACCGCCTCATCAAGGGCAACCTCGAACCCGTCTTCGAGGAGCGGTACCTGGGCCGCGCGGAGGTCCGCATGGTCATCCGCCACCCCAAGAGCGGCAACATCGCCGGGTCCTACGTGACCGACGGGCTGCTGCGGCGCAACGCGCGGGCCAAGGTCACCCGTGGCCGTCAGGTCGTCTACGAGGGCACCATCGTGGGCCTCAAGCGCTTCAAGGACGACGTGCGCGAGGTGCAGACCGGGTACGAGTGCGGCATCAACCTCGACTGGAACGATGTGACCGAGGGTGACATCATCGAGGCCTCGGAGATGGTGGAAGTGACGCAGGCGTAAGGGGAGCGGTCAGCGCTCAGCAGTCAGAAAAAGAGGGGGCGGTTTCCCGTGTGGGGGCCGCCCCTTTTTACCTGTTGAAGGGATACTCGCTCACCGGGTGGAAGCCGCGCGAGGTGAGCAACCGGGCGCCTGGGCCGGGGACGAGTTCGATGGTGAGGGGTTTTCCCCACTCCTCCCCGTGGAGGATGAGGTGGCCCGCCTCCGTGCGCTCGTAGCGGAGGGGCAGGGGGGCGCCCGGGATGGTCACGGTCAGGTGGGAGGTTGGAGGGATCGCCGGTGTCGCGCCGCGCCGCGCGCCGCCGGGCCATACCTCCTTGTACTCCAGAACTTCCCTCACGGCCTCCACACTTGGGAGAACGGCGAGGGAAAGCTCGGTCAGGTGCCGGAAGTCGTGCCGGTGCCCGTCCCGTTGCTGCTGTTGGGCTGAGCCTGGTCAGAATCCCGCGGGCCGCCGTCCATTCGGCCGAAGCCGTCCCGCCCGCCGTGATGGTGACCGCCCATCCCCCGCCCACCGCGCCCCCCGAAGGCGAAGGGGTTTTGCTGGAGGCGCCGCTTCATCTCGGCGGCGCGGTCACTCGGGATGTCCCCCGCCCGCACGCCCTGGTCGATGGTGGCGTTCCCGGCGGCGAGGGCGGCGGCCTTCAGGCGCTCCACCGTGATGCCGAGCTGCGCGGCGAGCTTCTGGAGGAACACGTCGGCGTAGTTGGTGCCGCTGGCCTGGGGACGGGTCGGCGTGGTCTGACCGCCCGGGTTCTGGGTGCCCGGCGCGGTTTGGCCCGGCTGGGCGGGCTGCACCCGCTGGGGGGTGGTGGACTGCTGGGCGAACACCAGTCCCGCCGTGAGGGGCAGCGCGGCGGCGAGCGCGATCAGGGAGACGTTTTTCCGGTTGCGATTCACGGGGTCACACTCCTGGGGGGATGTCCGGTCGGTGGAGACCGGCAGGGACAGGGTGCCCGGGGCGGGTTAAGTGGGGGCTAAAACGCCGGGTCGGTCGCCCTCCGATTCGGAACGGCCTGGTATGCTGGGGCGCCTTTTCCCCTATGCCCCAGTCCCAGCCCCCTCCCATCCGCCCCGACGTGACGCCCCTGCGGTGGCCACGGGCGCTGGCGTGGCCGGGGATGCTCACGCTGCTGTCGGTGCTGGCGGTGCTGCTGGGGCACCAGCCCTCCGTGACGGACGGGGGGCCGCGTGTCACGGCGGGCAACGTCGCCCCTGTCCTGCCCGAGGTGCGGCCCGCGCCGCAGCCCTCGCCGGGCCCGGCCCTCTCGGCCGCGCCACCACCGGAACCGTTCCGGGTGGCGGGCGAACGTGGCCGCGTCCCCGGACCCGGCCCGATCTGGACCGCGCCCAGTCTCCCGCGCACCCTCGCGCTGCTGGGGCGGCGGCAGACCGACGGGGGCTAAGGCGCTTTTGAAGGATGACCGCGGGGAGTGAGAAGGGCCTTTTCCCGAACGCCCGGCCCGCTCACCCCCACTCGGCCTCCCCCCCTGCAAGCCGCTCTACGCGTCAAGGGGGAGGAGCAAAAGCAAGACACCGACCACCTCCCTTTTCCCGGAGTACACCTGTGACGTACAGCAATCCCAATCGGAATCGCAACCGCCGCCCGCCGCCCCGGCGCGGCGCCCCCAACCCCAGCAAGCCCAACCTCTGGACGGGCCTGCTGCTGCTCCTGACGCTGCTCGCCAGCCTGGCGTTCATCTGGCGGCCGTGGCAGCACCCGCAGACGCCGTTCTCGCTGTGGAACGACAAGTTCCAGTTCATGACGCTGGGCC is drawn from Deinococcus aerius and contains these coding sequences:
- the infB gene encoding translation initiation factor IF-2, which produces MSKVRIYTLARDLGVDNNKMLEILDGLGVSYKSVSSTIEEDTVELIKQILEEEAAAGTAAPADSAPVQASAPQAAPTQPETQAASAPQPQAAATATAEREPVAASAPAAPSAPELPHRAPVVTIMGHVDHGKTSLLDYIRKTKVAAKEAGGITQHVGAFEARTSKGKVVFIDTPGHEAFTTIRARGANVADIAIIVIAADDSLMPQTREAIAHAQAAKVPMIVAINKIDLPQADPERVKTDLTQLNLVPEEYGGDLIVVPVSARTGEGVEDLLEYISLTAELEDLRADPKGEFSGVIIESRVDRQAGVLATVMVQEGTLRVGDFLVVGENYGKIKAMTDSNGGRIKEAGPSTPVQVLGFSEAPASGEKVFSAKNEHAARELIAQRVSDRRDAEAARTQRRRTLEEMMGPIGETRTVNLILRADTQGSLEAIQGILAKKETEDVKLNVLLSGIGSPTEGDVLLASTADATILCFSVTASGGVKKVADTKGIEIKTFRIIYELIDEVDRLIKGNLEPVFEERYLGRAEVRMVIRHPKSGNIAGSYVTDGLLRRNARAKVTRGRQVVYEGTIVGLKRFKDDVREVQTGYECGINLDWNDVTEGDIIEASEMVEVTQA